Proteins found in one Labrus bergylta chromosome 8, fLabBer1.1, whole genome shotgun sequence genomic segment:
- the si:dkey-199f5.8 gene encoding beta-1,4-galactosyltransferase 3, with protein sequence MVSIHSKWRYLFMFLGIQLVVMALLSREGYQKRVSYFIRIFRKPDIAGVSGRNHTPASFGGSDVYANLSHLSKAHSHGNEMPYCPKTSPLIGGPIHVSFPSGLTLAEVQRKNPLVVRGGRYRPPDCEAKHRTAIIIPHRHREHHLKFLLYYLHPFLQRQQLHYGIYVIHQAGNYTFNRAKLMNVGFREAMKEEDWDCLFFHDVDLIPEDDRNTYVCDSNPKHAAIAMDKFGYKLPYKMYFGGVSALTPLHYLKMNGFPNNYWGWGGEDDDIGVRVSLAGMFITRPTLKVGRYKMIKHKLDKGNGVNPKRFNMLAKTRSTWKLDGMNTADYETISRQYLPLYTNITVNIGTEAGLHPPPPTPQPPAKAAAKAAAKAAAKPAAKPAVKAPTEGLEKSPSKLKEVPSEKLSTLRDH encoded by the exons ATGGTCAGTATCCACTCCAAATGGCGCTACCTGTTCATGTTCCTGGGCATCcagctggttgtcatggcaCTGCTGTCCCGAGAGGGATACCAGAAAAGAGTCAGCTACTTCATCCGAATCTTCCGCAAACCAGACATTGCTGGTGTTTCTGGTCGAAACCACACGCCTGCTAGTTTTGGCGGAAGTGACGTTTACGCCAACCTCTCCCACCTATCCAAAGCTCATAGCCATGGAAACGAGATGCCATACTGCCCTAAGACGTCCCCTCTTATAG GTGGGCCGATCCACGTCAGCTTCCCGTCAGGGCTCACTCTGGCAGAGGTTCAAAGGAAAAATCCCCTGGTGGTGCGCGGAGGACGCTACAGGCCACCAGACTGTGAGGCGAAACACCGGACAGCCATCATCATTCCCCACAGACACCGAGAGCACCACCTCAAGTTCCTCCTGTACTACCTACATCCTTTTCTGCAGCGACAACAGCTGCACTATGGGATTTACGTCATTCACCAG GCGGGTAACTACACTTTTAATCGGGCCAAGCTGATGAATGTTGGTTTCCGGGAGGCCATGAAAGAGGAAGACTGGGACTGTCTCTTCTTCCATGATGTGGACCTCATCCCAGAGGACGACCGCAACACCTACGTCTGCGACTCCAACCCTAAGCATGCAGCCATCGCCATGGACAAGTTTGGCTACAA GCTTCCGTACAAGATGTACTTTGGAGGAGTGTCAGCTCTGACACCACTGCACTACCTCAAAATGAACGGTTTTCCCAACAACTACTGGGGCTGGGGCGGAGAGGACGACGACATCGGAGTCCG AGTGTCTCTGGCGGGGATGTTTATCACTCGTCCGACGCTGAAGGTCGGCCGTTACAAGATGATTAAACACAAGCTGGACAAAGGCAACGGTGTGAACCCAAAGAG GTTCAACATGCTGGCAAAGACACGTAGTACCTGGAAGTTAGACGGGATGAACACGGCTGATTACGAGACAATCTCACGGCAATACCTGCCCCTCTACACCAACATCACTGTCAACATCGGCACCGAGGCGGGACttcacccccctcccccgaCACCACAACCTCCTGCCAAAGCTGCAGCCAAAGCTGCGGCCAAAGCTGCGGCCAAACCTGCGGCTAAACCTGCGGTCAAAGCGCCTACAGAAGGCCTAGAGAAAAGCCCTTCCAAACTCAAAGAGGTCCCCTCAGAGAAACTGTCCACCCTGAGAGACCACTAA